One Spinacia oleracea cultivar Varoflay chromosome 4, BTI_SOV_V1, whole genome shotgun sequence DNA segment encodes these proteins:
- the LOC130460092 gene encoding uncharacterized protein isoform X2, with amino-acid sequence MRGYKACPSCADSGCAYSFGGKIAYPGAQKWLPIYHPCRSQANLFDREEEYGLAPVPVSGTEVLKQQEKVKYVYGKSKSVPKIRGRQEDDEIDDDDDDDDDDLDDVDKLGSVEKEK; translated from the coding sequence ATGAGAGGTTATAAGGCTTGCCCTTCTTGTGCTGATTCTGGTTGTGCGTATAGTTTTGGTGGTAAAATTGCATACCCTGGAGCTCAAAAATGGTTACCAATTTATCATCCTTGTCGTTCTCAAGCAAACTTATTTGATCGGGAAGAGGAATATGGTCTTGCTCCGGTTCCTGTAAGCGGGACAGAAGTTTTGAAGCAACAAGAAAAAGTTAAGTATGTTTATGGAAAGTCAAAAAGTGTTCCTAAAATAAGAGGGAGACAAGAAGATGAtgaaattgatgatgatgatgatgatgatgatgatgatctgGATGATGTCGATAAGCTAGGTTCTGtggaaaaagaaaagtaa
- the LOC130460092 gene encoding uncharacterized protein isoform X1, translating into MLKFPKVYTTQFGAEFSEQVNKSSRLLGKNNLTPASSNHYSRPEVAAENPSHSGQPRHAATSRSRQQGPTNAARLIAATTKEFQLATARRQVAPCQKFNRPPPLTVILCALTRPSTIAPPSVGHPAMVGNSFNFVQQLPKFKLIFIQLLFKDKGI; encoded by the exons ATGCTGAAATTTCCCAAAGTGTATACGACTCAATTTGGTGCTGAATTTTCCGAG CAAGTAAACAAAAGCTCAAGGCTACTTGGAAAAAATAACCTCACACCAGCCAGTAGTAACCATTACAGCCGACCAGAAGTTGCGGCTGAGAATCCCAGCCACAGTGGTCAACCCAGACATGCAGCCACTAGTAGAAGCCGGCAACAAGGACCTACCAACGCAGCCAGGCTGATAGCAGCCACAACTAAAGAATTTCAGCTGGCCACCGCACGAAGACAGGTTGCACCGTGCCAGAAATTCAATCGTCCGCCGCCCCTAACAGTCATCCTCTGCGCCCTAACTCGACCCTCCACCATTGCTCCACCATCAGTTGGCCACCCCGCCATGGTGGGTAATTCTTTTAATTTTGTGCAACAACTACCTAAATTTAAACTAATCTTTATCCAACTTTTGTTTAAAGATAAAGGAATTTAA